Proteins co-encoded in one Candidatus Thiodictyon syntrophicum genomic window:
- a CDS encoding AAA family ATPase — protein MRSPRRPARSALDIRDRRAGYASSLDPTVNETLLLDTLLAWGIAGFPIRPTAVKRDSPFSNAVCAAMARAAPGVTKIWPGHPGMGGPVVWFENGQVTPWAELSDGYHVFLALIGDIARRAVLLNETDGLEAPERIEGVVLIDEIDLHLHPRWQRVVIDGLRNAFPRLQFVLTTHSPQVLSSVENRQVRRLAGWGLAEQDVLVEGRDSNAILRELMNTDDRDDAGVVALRELYNAIDSGRRDDAARIYRDLHGRWGDLDPELIRAQGLMMEQD, from the coding sequence TTGCGTAGCCCCCGGCGCCCGGCAAGGTCCGCGCTCGACATCCGGGACCGCAGGGCTGGCTATGCGTCATCGCTCGACCCCACCGTCAACGAGACCCTGCTGCTCGATACGCTCCTGGCCTGGGGGATAGCGGGTTTTCCCATTCGTCCCACGGCCGTGAAGCGGGACTCACCGTTTTCCAACGCGGTCTGCGCGGCGATGGCGCGTGCGGCACCCGGCGTTACGAAGATCTGGCCCGGGCATCCGGGTATGGGCGGCCCAGTGGTCTGGTTCGAGAACGGGCAGGTCACACCCTGGGCCGAACTCTCCGACGGGTACCACGTCTTTCTGGCGCTGATCGGCGACATCGCCCGGCGCGCGGTCCTGCTCAACGAGACCGACGGACTGGAAGCGCCCGAGCGCATTGAGGGTGTGGTCCTGATCGACGAGATTGATCTACACCTCCACCCCCGCTGGCAACGCGTGGTCATCGATGGACTCCGCAACGCCTTTCCACGGCTTCAATTCGTGCTCACCACCCATTCGCCGCAGGTCTTGAGCAGCGTCGAGAATCGCCAGGTACGCCGACTCGCGGGCTGGGGACTGGCAGAGCAAGATGTCTTGGTCGAGGGTAGGGACAGTAACGCGATCCTGCGCGAACTGATGAACACTGACGACCGCGATGACGCTGGTGTCGTGGCCTTACGCGAACTCTACAACGCCATTGACAGCGGACGACGCGATGACGCCGCGCGGATCTACCGGGACCTGCACGGGCGCTGGGGAGACCTGGACCCCGAGCTGATTCGGGCGCAAGG
- a CDS encoding DUF2281 domain-containing protein encodes MMTVAELAYEQIKTLPETQAREVLDFIGYLKEKSERAEWEDLMGAQAASLAAVGDNPEDEVWNDL; translated from the coding sequence ATGATGACTGTTGCAGAGTTGGCCTACGAACAGATCAAGACACTCCCCGAGACCCAGGCTCGGGAGGTGCTGGATTTCATCGGCTATCTAAAGGAAAAGAGCGAGCGAGCGGAATGGGAGGATCTGATGGGTGCCCAAGCGGCTTCGCTCGCTGCCGTCGGGGATAACCCGGAAGATGAGGTGTGGAATGATCTATAG